Proteins found in one bacterium genomic segment:
- a CDS encoding nuclear transport factor 2 family protein: MKILFSFDYEYFSMLKLLSIPLLILIFGTIISGSATRESPKSDAEIVASLDTEYQAAVARNDADTMDRILADDFVLVLGNGTVYTKPDLINEARAKNIVYEQQVEVDDSQKVRVWGDTAVVTAKLWVKGKRGEKSFDRKLWFSDTYVKTPNGWKYVFGQASLALPNES, translated from the coding sequence ATGAAAATACTGTTTTCATTTGATTACGAGTATTTCTCGATGTTGAAACTTCTATCTATTCCACTGCTTATCTTGATTTTCGGAACAATCATTTCCGGTTCCGCAACCAGGGAATCACCGAAGAGTGACGCGGAGATCGTCGCGTCATTGGACACAGAATACCAGGCAGCAGTAGCACGAAACGATGCGGATACGATGGATCGAATCCTTGCGGATGACTTTGTTCTCGTTCTTGGAAATGGAACGGTATATACAAAACCCGATCTGATCAACGAGGCCCGCGCCAAGAATATTGTTTACGAACAACAGGTGGAAGTTGACGATTCGCAAAAGGTGCGCGTTTGGGGTGACACAGCGGTGGTTACGGCAAAATTATGGGTGAAGGGGAAGCGGGGCGAGAAGTCCTTCGATCGGAAACTGTGGTTTAGCGACACCTATGTTAAAACCCCGAACGGATGGAAGTATGTTTTCGGTCAAGCTTCGCTGGCACTTCCCAATGAGTCTTAA